A stretch of the Gossypium hirsutum isolate 1008001.06 chromosome D07, Gossypium_hirsutum_v2.1, whole genome shotgun sequence genome encodes the following:
- the LOC107956766 gene encoding uncharacterized protein, producing MASSLPSSFAIISPSSNHYSRQPIHVRAQSFRDGGGSSNRVDANLSVLRERIEQVKMKEKLERCCRSYDKWGWNYGAGYNYKVKRDGQLSELFELLSLVGATLGFTCLTGILFLCFFSFFLHLNQWF from the exons ATGGCTTCTTCATTACCTTCATCTTTCGCCATAATTTCACCATCTTCCAACCATTATTCTCGTCAACCCATTCATGTTAGAGCTCAAAGCTTTAGAGATGGAG GTGGGTCAAGTAACCGGGTGGATGCGAATTTGAGTGTTCTAAGGGAGAGAATAGAGCAGGTGAAGATGAAGGAGAAGCTGGAGAGATGTTGCAGGTCATATGATAAGTGGGGGTGGAACTATGGAGCTGGGTATAATTATAAAGTTAAAAGAGATGGGCAATTATCAGAATTGTTTGAACTTTTGAGTTTGGTAGGGGCAACCCTTGGCTTTACCTGCCTTACGGGCATTCTTTTCctttgctttttttctttttttcttcatttaaATCAATGGTTTTGA